A genomic region of Runella rosea contains the following coding sequences:
- a CDS encoding response regulator, which yields MSIRVLITDDHQIVLDSLSLLISTISDMEVVGTLNDSRKVMGFLETHEVDILVTDLSMPYLTGVALTLQVRDKFPNLKILMLTVSEDADNIRQAFQAGISGYVMKKANRAELEKALKTVARGEKYFSEAVMKELLSPAAVASTPSNELPGEPIAVTARELEIIRLIAQELSTSEIAEHLFISVGTVETHRHNILRKLGVKNSIGIIKYAVRHKLV from the coding sequence TCATCACCGACGACCACCAGATTGTATTGGATAGTCTTTCGCTGCTTATTTCAACCATTTCTGATATGGAGGTAGTTGGTACGCTCAACGATAGTCGCAAAGTAATGGGCTTTTTGGAGACCCACGAGGTAGATATTTTAGTGACTGATTTAAGTATGCCTTACCTTACTGGCGTGGCGCTTACGTTACAGGTCCGGGATAAATTTCCCAATTTAAAAATTTTGATGTTAACCGTATCGGAAGACGCGGATAACATTCGTCAGGCGTTTCAGGCGGGTATTTCGGGCTATGTCATGAAAAAAGCCAATCGAGCAGAGTTGGAAAAAGCGCTGAAGACCGTAGCGCGTGGCGAAAAGTATTTTAGCGAAGCTGTCATGAAAGAGTTGTTGAGCCCAGCAGCGGTGGCTTCCACTCCTTCGAATGAATTGCCCGGCGAGCCGATTGCGGTTACGGCGCGAGAGTTGGAAATCATTCGGCTCATTGCGCAGGAACTTTCCACCTCCGAAATCGCCGAGCATCTTTTTATCAGTGTAGGTACGGTTGAAACCCATCGCCATAATATTCTTCGCAAATTGGGCGTCAAAAACTCCATCGGAATCATTAAGTACGCCGTCAGGCATAAATTGGTTTAA